The genomic stretch TTGGGATATTTGGCAGCGATCGCTCAATCGATTTGTGAGCCGATTTCATGGTACCCACTTTGGTTCCAAAGGGCAAGTTTATGGCGTTCAAGCAATCTTTTCCCTGGGACTTCCTAGCTGGATTTCCCCAGAAAACTACAACGAACTCCTTGACTACCAACAAATCCTCGACGAACACCTTGCTGTCATTCGTGGCTTATCCGCAGAAGCAGGACACGCAGAACTTCTCAATGCTTACCGAGATTTTATCACTGGAAATAGCCTAACTGCCTTTTTCCCCTTTCAAGTCAAATACGCCGACTATCTGGTTAAAAAACTTGCCGATCCCCACGCTCCAAATCCTCGCCAGTTTTCCAAACACGGACTCGATCTTATGAGCAAAAAAGACGTACGATTTACCCAAATCACCCAAGACCCCAGTTTTCTCCGTATCGCCAAAGCCATCAACCAAGCAACTGTCCATGCCGGCAGAATTCAAACTCGCAACGGTGAGGTAGAACTCGACTGGCAGCGCAATTACGGACTGGCGCAGCAGTTGAGCAGCCAATCGGGTTCTAAAAAAGATTTTGTTTGCGCGATCGCGGATTTTCTCGCCAAATACGAAAACGAAAACCTGCGCATTTCTGAAGACAAAAATAAGACGCTCAAACGAGTTTGGCCCACCAAAGACGATCTGGACCGACTCATCGAACTCATCGACGAATTCGACACGGTGCTGGTGGCAAATTTATTGGTGGCTTACGGTTACGCGCGTTGGCACAAACCCAAATCGGATGCTGCCAGCGAACCAGCTGAAGCAGCCGAGGAAATCGAAGTAACCCCCGAAGACTTTTAAGTATTGTCAAAAATTCAAATTTTAACCATTCAAGGAGAGATTTATGGCAGACAAAAACCAATTTCCCGTTTATTCCATTTCCCTCAGCGGCTTGCTTTCCTGGCAGCTACACGCTCTCAACAACGAAGGCAGCGAAGGCAACCAATCCATGACCCGCCGCTACTACCTCATTCAAAAAGGCATGGCAGAACCGGAATACGTCAACGGCGTTTCTGGGGATATGCTCAAACACATTCAAGCGGAACACTTACACCGAATTGCAACCGAACAGAATTTACATTTATCCGAAGGTGGCAAACAGTTTGACCCCGATCGCGTGGGGTGGGATATAGAACACAATACCGCTTTCTTTAACAAAAACGAAAAAGATTTAACCACCAAAACCGGCAAAATTTTGCAAACCTGTACCCTCAGCGATTTAGAAGGGTTTATGGTCACCGAGAAAAAAGGACAAACCCTCAAACGCGAGTCGGTTATCGAATTTGGCGCGGTGGTTGGAGTGCCTACCCAGGTCAAAACCCAAAGTTACTTCCATGCCAAATACGGCGTAGAAGAACCCACCCCTTACAACGTGCAAGTAAGTTCCGGACTCTATGCCACCGTAGCCAACATCGAAGCGTTCCGCATTGGTTACAACCCCCACAACTTTGCTTATGCCATCGATCGAGACCAGCGCAAGCAACGCCTGGATGCTTTGCTAACCAGTTTGCTGTATACTTACTTGCAACCCAACGGTGCCAAACGCAATACCAACTTACCCCACCCCGATTATTTTGAAGGCGCGATCGCAGTGAGTACCCGCCGCTGTCCGGCACCTATGGTCAGTGCCTTACAAGAGGGATACTTGCGCCAACTGGAAAGTTTGACCGATACCCTCAACCAAATCAACGGCGAGGGAACTATTCGCCTGTATTCTTTTGAAACCATGGCCGAATTTGCCGATTGTATCAAAACCCTGATGGACGCAGCTTCCCCTTGGGAAAGCGATCGCGTTGAGGCAATTGAATAAGTTTTTACTTGAAAAATTGGGGTGTGGGGAACGTGGTTTCCCCATTTTCCCCTTCTCGACAATTTTTTGTTATCGAACGTATGAACTGGATTACTGTTTCTTACCAACCCGTTAGCCTATTTTCCCTCAAACGTTCTGATGCCACCAATATGGCAGGACGCTCGAATTTGGTACCAACCCCCTACGCAATCAAAATGGCTTTGTTGAGAGCTACTATCGAAAGGGAGGCAGCCAACCACCACCAGGAATTCCAAAAATGGATTGAGGCGAAGTTTCGCTGGATTCGCGATTTGCAAATTTACATACAACCGCCGGAACGTTTGGCAGTTAACCGCAATGGTTACAAATTACGTTACTACGACCAAAGCACCAATAAAGCTGATAGAAAGGCTGGAAAAAATCGCGCAACTGTAGCGCTGCAAGATGGATTTGTATTTCGGGAATGGGTACATTTCGACGGCATTTTGCGGATTTGCTGCGGCCCCGGCGACGACTTATTTCAATTGGAAGAACTGTTTGCTCAAATTAACTACTTTGGCAAGCGCGGCTGTTTCTTTCAATATTTGCCCGATCGCACGGAACGCACCTCACAACCGCAATTCCAACCAAACCCAGAATCGGGATTTACCGTGCAACCTATGGACGATTTTGGCAAAAAAGCCACGTTCGACCGCATCAATCCCTTTTCCCAAACCCAGGCAAAAGAAAATTCCGATCGCGTAATTTCTTCCGGTTTGCTGCCTCTGCGACTTGTTGCCAGTACTGCGCGCTATGATTTCTACGAACGCCTGTAATCCCACTGCGATCGCGTTGGTTCTCAAACCGGCGACGACAACTGCCGATCGCTCTTTAGAAGCCTGGCTGCCGGCGATGGCAGAACCACCCCGTTGGATTGAAATCTTTCAAAAAAATGGCGTGAAGCAGGTCATGCCTGTTTTCCGCCAGCAAAACCTTTATTCCCAACTGCTGGAAGCGATCGCAGGGCAACTTAGCCTTCCCCCCGTGGTGAAATGGGAAAATCGGGACTACGAAATTGTTGGCGTGGAGGTCAATCGCAATTCGCTGCACGTTCTTACCCTGTCGTTTGTCATGGATTCTCCCTCGGATGTTCCCGATCCTCAGGCAGTTCGAGATTTATGCTGGCAATGGCTGGCTGCTGCCAATCCTTCTCCGATCGCCAATTGGCAACCCCATCAAAAGATGCCTTGGATAGCTGCAACCTATCCCCTGCAGGGTCGCCAAGCATCTGGTAACGAAAATCGCTGGCAGTTGAAAATTTCTCTACTGGATGGGGATTTGTTGGTTCCTCTGTTATGGGGATTGTCGGCGGATGCGGGGAAAGAAATCTCCCTGGCTGGGATTCCTATCCAACTATCGCCGCGCGTCAACCTTGTAGCTAGCAATACTTATACAAAGGTAACGCAAGTTCCCCCGCAAGAAACCATCACTTTGCGTTTTCTGTCGCCAACCAGTTTCAAACAACAAGGTAACATTCAGCCGTTTCCCCTGCCAGAATTGGTATTTGGTAGTTTGCTGCGTCGTTGGCATCAATTGGCACCGCGATCGCTACAATTACCAGAAGTAGATTGGGAAGGCTGCGTATCTGCTTTGAATGTAAAAACCAAAACTTGCCAGCTCAATCGGACCCCTCAAATTGGTTGCGTGGGTTGGGTGAGCTACCGTTTTCACGATCCGGAACAAGCACGTGTGGCAACGATTCTGGCACATTTTGCTCAATTTGCTGGTGTAGGACGCAAAACAGCTTTTGGGATGGGACAAACCATCTTGAAACAACAAGGAGGCTCCCATGATGGATGAGTATCTTCCCCTTGCCTATCTCAATGCTTGGGAATACTGCCAGCGGCGGTTTTATTGGGAATACGTTCTCGGCGAAATGGCGGACAACGAGCATATTTTGCTGGGTCGCCACTTACACGAAAATGTTAATGAAGCGGGAGATAGCATCGAAGGGGATATGTTGGTACACCGCCAGCAGTGGGTATGGAGCGATCGCTTGCAGGTCAAAGGAATTATCGATGCGGTGGAAGAAAAAGACGGTCAACTGGTTCCTTTGGAATATAAAAAAGGAAAAATGGCGCGCCATCTCAACGACCATTTTCAACTGTGTGCGGCGGGAATCTGTTTGGAAGAACGTACTGGCAAAACGATTGCTGCTGGCGAAATTTTTTACCACGGCAACCGCCGCCGGCAGCGTGTAAATTTTACCAAAGAATTGCGGCAGAAAACCGAAAACGCGATCGCTCAGGCACGAGCAACTGTTTTTCAAAAAATGCCGGCACCCACTGTCAAAAAAAATAAATGTACCGATTGCAGTTTAAAAACCATTTGTTTGCCCTTTGAAGTTCGACAACTATTGAGCGAGGAATCCTAAATGTCCGTTCTTTATGTTTTGCAACCGGATGCCATTTTGAACAAACAATACGAAGCCTTTACCGTTGCCTTGCAGCAGGAAGATGGCACCTGGAACAAGCGTTCCGTTCCGGTACAAACCGTGGAACAAATTGTGCTCATGGGCAACCCACAAATCACCGGTGATGCATTAACCTATGCTTTAGAACTTGGCGTTCCAATACACTATTTATCGGGATTTGGCAAATATTTAGGCAGTGCTTTGCCTGGCTATTCCCGCAACGGTCAGCTACGTTTGGCGCAATACGAAGCTTATTTCAATACCACTCGGCGATTGGAAATTGCCAAAACCATCGTAGCTGGTAAATTGCGCAACCAACAGGAAGTGCTCTCCCGCAGCGGTTGTACCGACAATTCCCTCAAAGCATTGCGCAAGAAAGTTTGGTTGCAGTCCACTCTAGATGAAGTACGGGGAATTGAGGGCATCGCCGCCAAGGAATATTTTGGTTTTCTTTCTCAAATTATTAAATCCCCCTGGACATTTTCCGGTCGCCACCGCCGACCTCCCACCGATCCGGTCAATGCTTTGCTCAGTTTTGCCTACGGTTTGTTGCGAGTACAAGTGACTTCTGTCGCCCACATGGCAGGTCTCGATCCGTATATCGGCTACCTCCACGAAGCCAACCGCGGACAACCAGCGATGGTTTTGGATTTAATGGAGGAGTTTCGTCCTTTGGTGGCCGATAAATTGGTCCTTGCGATTTTAAACAATAAAGAAATTCAACCGCAGGATTTTGAAGAAAGTTTGGGTGCTTACCGTCTTTCGGACTCGGCTCGAAAAACGTTTTTGCAGGCATTCGAGCGCAAAATGAAAGATGATTTCAAGCATCCCACATTTGAGTATCGCTGTACGTACCGACGCGGCATTGAGTTGCAGGCGCGTTTGTTTGCTCGTCATTTGCAGGAAGATCTTCCATACAAAGCTTTGGCATTGCGATGAGTACGTTATTTTATCTGATAATCTACGATTTGCCAGATTCCAAACCGGCAAACAAACGTCGTACCCGCCTGCACAAGTTGCTTTCTGGCTACGGTCAGTGGACGCAGTACAGCGTTTTTGAGTGTTTTTTAACGGCGAAGCAGTTTGTACAGTTGCAGGTACAGATTGAGAGGTTAATTAAACCGTCGGAGGATTCGGTGCGGATTTACATCTTGGATGCTGGTGCGATCCAGAAGACGATTACCTACGGTTCGCAAAAGCCTAGACAGGAAGATGCAATTATCTTATAATGAAAGCAATTTCCGACGAACCTAAGCGGAGGCAAAAACCCCGGGGGGTTCGTCGGAAACGCCAGAACCTAGACAATTCAATCGTTTCAGCAGTTTCAGTCGGAGCTTTGTTGAGAAAAGGGTGCCTTTGTTGCTTCTCAAGAAGCGTTTTTATTGAACCTCGTCGGAACGGGGTCTGAAATCCTTTTATCGCAAGCTTTGCGAGCGTCAGCTCTTTCATTCCTAAAAATCCCCGCAAGGGGACTGAAACAGATAGAGGAACATTCACTTCCTCTTGGTCGGCGGCTTTCATTCCTAAAAATCCCCGCAAGGGGACTGAAACTCAGGACAGCCAAAGAAACGTCCATATAGCCCACTTTCATTCCTAAAAATCCCCGCAAGGGGACTGAAACCCATAAAGCACGACCTGATGCTGTAGCTTCTAGCCTCTTTCATTCCTAAAAATCCCCGCAAGGGGACTGAAACTGGATCTCCAATAAAAAGGATCTTCTTATTGACAGGACTCTTTCATTCCTAAAAATCCCCGCAAGGGGACTGAAACACAATCTCAGGTGTCCATCGCGACGATGGATCGACTCTTTCATTCCTAAAAATCCCCGCAAGGGGACTGAAACTCGCCTAGGGTTTGAGAAAGGCTGCGCGATAACATCTTTCATTCCTAAAAATCCCCGCAAGGGGACTGAAACATTTCAATTCTGGCTACGCACGCGCCCGCCAGCTTTTGGCTTTCATTCCTAAAAATCCCCGCAAGGGGACTGAAACAGAGTCTCTAACGCGGGAAAAACAAGCCGAATCGCCGTCTTTCATTCCTAAAAATCCCCGCAAGGGGACTGAAACTCTCCGATCTGCCGCAAGCTTCCGGCGAAACTTATTACGCGCTTTCATTCCTAAAAATCCCCGCAAGGGGACTGAAACGAGTTACCCGAAACCAAGCGCCAAATAGGGTTGGACTTTCATTCC from Geitlerinema sp. PCC 9228 encodes the following:
- the cas2 gene encoding CRISPR-associated endonuclease Cas2, whose translation is MSTLFYLIIYDLPDSKPANKRRTRLHKLLSGYGQWTQYSVFECFLTAKQFVQLQVQIERLIKPSEDSVRIYILDAGAIQKTITYGSQKPRQEDAIIL
- the cas6 gene encoding CRISPR system precrRNA processing endoribonuclease RAMP protein Cas6, which translates into the protein MISTNACNPTAIALVLKPATTTADRSLEAWLPAMAEPPRWIEIFQKNGVKQVMPVFRQQNLYSQLLEAIAGQLSLPPVVKWENRDYEIVGVEVNRNSLHVLTLSFVMDSPSDVPDPQAVRDLCWQWLAAANPSPIANWQPHQKMPWIAATYPLQGRQASGNENRWQLKISLLDGDLLVPLLWGLSADAGKEISLAGIPIQLSPRVNLVASNTYTKVTQVPPQETITLRFLSPTSFKQQGNIQPFPLPELVFGSLLRRWHQLAPRSLQLPEVDWEGCVSALNVKTKTCQLNRTPQIGCVGWVSYRFHDPEQARVATILAHFAQFAGVGRKTAFGMGQTILKQQGGSHDG
- the cas4 gene encoding CRISPR-associated protein Cas4 yields the protein MMDEYLPLAYLNAWEYCQRRFYWEYVLGEMADNEHILLGRHLHENVNEAGDSIEGDMLVHRQQWVWSDRLQVKGIIDAVEEKDGQLVPLEYKKGKMARHLNDHFQLCAAGICLEERTGKTIAAGEIFYHGNRRRQRVNFTKELRQKTENAIAQARATVFQKMPAPTVKKNKCTDCSLKTICLPFEVRQLLSEES
- a CDS encoding DevR family CRISPR-associated autoregulator produces the protein MADKNQFPVYSISLSGLLSWQLHALNNEGSEGNQSMTRRYYLIQKGMAEPEYVNGVSGDMLKHIQAEHLHRIATEQNLHLSEGGKQFDPDRVGWDIEHNTAFFNKNEKDLTTKTGKILQTCTLSDLEGFMVTEKKGQTLKRESVIEFGAVVGVPTQVKTQSYFHAKYGVEEPTPYNVQVSSGLYATVANIEAFRIGYNPHNFAYAIDRDQRKQRLDALLTSLLYTYLQPNGAKRNTNLPHPDYFEGAIAVSTRRCPAPMVSALQEGYLRQLESLTDTLNQINGEGTIRLYSFETMAEFADCIKTLMDAASPWESDRVEAIE
- the cas1d gene encoding type I-D CRISPR-associated endonuclease Cas1d, translated to MSVLYVLQPDAILNKQYEAFTVALQQEDGTWNKRSVPVQTVEQIVLMGNPQITGDALTYALELGVPIHYLSGFGKYLGSALPGYSRNGQLRLAQYEAYFNTTRRLEIAKTIVAGKLRNQQEVLSRSGCTDNSLKALRKKVWLQSTLDEVRGIEGIAAKEYFGFLSQIIKSPWTFSGRHRRPPTDPVNALLSFAYGLLRVQVTSVAHMAGLDPYIGYLHEANRGQPAMVLDLMEEFRPLVADKLVLAILNNKEIQPQDFEESLGAYRLSDSARKTFLQAFERKMKDDFKHPTFEYRCTYRRGIELQARLFARHLQEDLPYKALALR